AAGGGGCGCCGCCGTGGTCATGGTCGTGCCCATGGCCGTGATCATGTCCATGGTCGTGCCCGTGGTCATGGTCATGCCCATGGTCGTGGCCGTGCTCGCTTTCATGATCGTGACCGCCGCCCGCGGCCATAAAGCGGTTGAAGCTGCCGTTATCGCCCTGCAGCACCTCTACGCCGAAGCGCGTGAAGGTGCGCGTCGGCGCCACCCAGCTGGCCTGCAGCCCGGTCTCCAGCAGGCCGTGATCGCCGAACAGGAAGCGATTGACCAGCGGCCGGTCGGCAAAGTCCCAGTCGTGAGGATGTCGGCTGTTCATGTACCCCACGTCGGAGAGAAATTTGCCGCCCTTGAGCTGGAGGCCGGCCGGCAGCGCCCGCGTGACCAGATAGGCCTCCTCGACCTCGATATGGTCCTCGTCGAAGCCGATCAGCAGGGTGCCGTCCAGCAGGTCACCGAGGCGCGACTCGATCACCAGCTCGGAGTGCCCGAGATTGAAACCATCGCTCAGGCTGTGGTCGTGATCGTGACCGTGGTCATGACCATGGTCGTGGTCCGAGAAGCCTGCCGGCGTCTGATTGCCGCTGGAGACCTCGTTGAAGTAGATGCCCTCCAGAATCAGCGAGACATCGATGTCCCAGTCGCGGTCTCCGCCGCTCTCTGCCACTGCCAGCGTCGGCATGATCAGCGCGGCCGTGGTCAGGCCGGCGAGGGTTCCCTTGACGTTCTTCTTGATCACTTGCTTGCTTCCTCTAGTTATATATTACGTTATATCATAACAATATTAGTCATAAAGGCGTCAACGCGGCGCCCTCAGGAGAGCAGCGGCAGTCCGCCCGTCGGCGCGCTGCCGACCTGCCAGGCCAGCGAGGCCCCGAGCCACAGAATCGCCAGGCCGCCCCCCATGGCCAGCCAGACACTCAGCCGCCCCAGGCGCGCCGCGCCCCCACCGCCGGCGAACCGGCCGTAGTGGCGCATGACCCAGTCCCTGGCCAGCACGCTGGCCAGCGCCAGGGCCGAGACCGTCATCGCCGTGCCCAGCGCCATTACCATGACCGCCGCAGCCCCCAGGGCCGCATGGCCCAGCAGGCTGGCCGCCCCCATCATCAGCACCGCGCCGGTGCAGGGGCGCAGGCCGATTACCACCACGGTGGCCAGCGCCGTGCGCCAGTTGCCGACCTCCTCCGGGGCGATATGGTGGCGCGATCCGCAGCCGCAGCCATCGTGCTGATGGCCGTGAGCGTGCCCATGAACGTGGCTGTGGTCATGCGTATGGCTGTGGTCATGGCTGTGGTCATGGGCGTGGCTGTGGTCATGGGCATGGGCATGGCGGTGAGCGTGCGCATGGCCGTGAGCCCCCTGGTGGTCGTGGTGGTGGTGGGCGTGGCGGTGATCATGCTGGCCGTGATCGCCGCCGGCCCGCGTGCGCCGCAGCAGCCGCCAGGCCCTCAGGCAGAGCCAGGCCCCCAGCAGCGCCACCATCAGAAAGCTCGCCAGCTCCAGGCTCGCCACGCTGCCCACGGCCCGGCGCGTCAGCCAGCCCAGGCCCTGAACCAGCACCAGTACCATGGCGATGGCCATCATGCCCTGCAGCAGGGCGGCGCTGAACGAGAGCCCCAGGGCGCGCTTGAGGCCGCCCCCCTGGGAGACCAGGTAGGTGGAGAGCACCGCCTTGCCGTGGCCGGGGCCGGCGGCATGGAAGACCCCATAGCCGAAGCTCAGCGCCAGCAGCCAGCCGGCGGTGGCCCAGCTGGGCGTCTCGGACCAGCCGCTCACCGCCAGGGTGAGCGCCCGGTGAAGCTCGCGCTGCCAGGCCAGGATCTGCAGGCTCAGGCCGCGCATCACGCCCAGCTGCATCAGCAGCGCGGCCACGATGACCAGCAGCGCCAGGCCGCCCAGCCGCCATCGGTGGCGGGTCAGGAAACTTCTCAACCGGTAGGAAACGCCGGCCGGGCCGGCAGACGAAGGGAGCGAGCTGGCGTGACGCGACATGGTGTACCTCGGGTAGGCCTTTGGCTGGTGATCGGTCGGCTCAAAATGTTATGTTATAACATTTACAGCCGCAATCACCCAATGAGCCCTTCATGAACAAGCAACCTCTGGAAGATATCGCGGCCTCGCCCTCCACCCGCCTCGGCACCCTGAGCTGGGTGGGCATGGAGGGCATCGCCCTGCCGCTCAAGGTGGCCGGCCAGGCCATCGCCGGCCGCGCCTCGGCGGGCGTCAGCCTCGATGACCCCACCGCCCGCGGCATCCATATGTCCCGCCTCTACCTGGCGCTGGCCGAGCTGGAGGGGCAGGAGCTCTCGCTGCCGATGGTGGCCGCGGTACTCGACGCCTTCCTGGAGAGCCACGAAGGGCTCGCCAAGCGGGCCTTTCTCGATCTGGAGGGGGAAGCACTGCTGCGCCGCCCGGCGCTGATCAGTCCCCTGTCAGGCTGGAAGACCTACCCCTTCACCCTGTGCTGCCGCCGCGACGCCCAGGGCCTGCACGCCATCCTCGAGCTGAGCGTGGGCTACTCCTCCACTTGCCCCTGCTCGGCGGCCCTGGCCCGCCAGCTGATCCAGCAGGCCTTCGACGAGGACT
The Halomonas alkalicola DNA segment above includes these coding regions:
- a CDS encoding TonB-dependent receptor → MIKKNVKGTLAGLTTAALIMPTLAVAESGGDRDWDIDVSLILEGIYFNEVSSGNQTPAGFSDHDHGHDHGHDHDHSLSDGFNLGHSELVIESRLGDLLDGTLLIGFDEDHIEVEEAYLVTRALPAGLQLKGGKFLSDVGYMNSRHPHDWDFADRPLVNRFLFGDHGLLETGLQASWVAPTRTFTRFGVEVLQGDNGSFNRFMAAGGGHDHESEHGHDHGHDHDHGHDHGHDHGHGHDHDHGGAPYSQTSAPRLFTAFVKTGPDLGPDHALQLGASTGYNRQVSRVEDHGHHAHALEGDTWFAGLDLAYRYDAGRAYGQGDWRVTSEYFHVWRNLDEYVERSTGWEQRDGHRERQDGMYLEAVYGVAPRWQAGLRTEALGLTNKVVDFHPTEVESLSTSYRHSAQVTFRPVEPVFLRAQLSQNDFAVAGGERDRGLELMFQVNVALGAHGAHRF
- a CDS encoding nickel/cobalt transporter, with product MSRHASSLPSSAGPAGVSYRLRSFLTRHRWRLGGLALLVIVAALLMQLGVMRGLSLQILAWQRELHRALTLAVSGWSETPSWATAGWLLALSFGYGVFHAAGPGHGKAVLSTYLVSQGGGLKRALGLSFSAALLQGMMAIAMVLVLVQGLGWLTRRAVGSVASLELASFLMVALLGAWLCLRAWRLLRRTRAGGDHGQHDHRHAHHHHDHQGAHGHAHAHRHAHAHDHSHAHDHSHDHSHTHDHSHVHGHAHGHQHDGCGCGSRHHIAPEEVGNWRTALATVVVIGLRPCTGAVLMMGAASLLGHAALGAAAVMVMALGTAMTVSALALASVLARDWVMRHYGRFAGGGGAARLGRLSVWLAMGGGLAILWLGASLAWQVGSAPTGGLPLLS
- the folE2 gene encoding GTP cyclohydrolase FolE2 — its product is MNKQPLEDIAASPSTRLGTLSWVGMEGIALPLKVAGQAIAGRASAGVSLDDPTARGIHMSRLYLALAELEGQELSLPMVAAVLDAFLESHEGLAKRAFLDLEGEALLRRPALISPLSGWKTYPFTLCCRRDAQGLHAILELSVGYSSTCPCSAALARQLIQQAFDEDFTEMPVTREAVRAWLGSDQGVLATPHSQRSQAHLAVRLDADQAALPLLALVDRVERALGTALQTAVKRVDEQAFALANGQNLMFCEDAARRLHHALRDQPGLEGFSLPVVHAESLHAHDAVARSQWNWQEGE